A portion of the Mesobacillus sp. AQ2 genome contains these proteins:
- a CDS encoding phosphotransferase family protein — MASDTIPIRQGEELDTSVIEKYLREQLPDLPEGILTIDQFSFGKSNLTYQLKIAEWEAVLRRPPLGSVAPKAHDMEREYKILKEISPHFAAAPRPYLFADENVIGSPFFVMERKRGIVLDTDFPEGIMPTDEMCRSLSETMVDHLVELHSIDYTKTRLTEMTKPEGFMERQVIGWIRRYERAETDIVEGVEHLKQWMLKNVSESKTPAIIHYDYKLNNSMFNEDLTKMVGLFDWEMTTVGDPLADLGVAMSYWIQPDDSDLLKRGMGKPPVTVIPGFMTRDDFMERYAKKSGMDLANMNFYQTFAYFKLAVICQQIYYRWKKGQTKDSRFAHLDAFVSSLIQYALYTATKKG, encoded by the coding sequence ATGGCTTCTGATACGATACCAATCAGGCAAGGAGAAGAGCTGGATACAAGTGTTATCGAAAAGTACCTGAGGGAGCAATTGCCTGATCTTCCAGAAGGCATTCTAACAATCGACCAGTTCAGTTTCGGTAAATCAAATCTCACCTACCAGCTTAAAATCGCAGAATGGGAGGCGGTTTTAAGGCGGCCGCCTCTCGGTTCTGTTGCGCCAAAAGCGCATGATATGGAAAGGGAGTACAAGATCCTTAAAGAGATTAGCCCTCACTTTGCGGCTGCTCCCAGGCCCTATTTATTTGCTGATGAAAATGTCATCGGCAGTCCGTTTTTCGTGATGGAAAGAAAGCGCGGCATAGTCCTTGATACGGACTTTCCTGAAGGCATCATGCCGACTGATGAAATGTGCAGATCCCTTTCGGAAACGATGGTCGACCACCTTGTTGAGCTGCACAGCATCGATTATACGAAGACCAGGCTTACCGAAATGACAAAACCTGAAGGCTTCATGGAACGGCAGGTCATCGGCTGGATTCGCCGTTATGAGCGGGCGGAAACAGATATTGTCGAGGGCGTGGAGCACTTAAAGCAATGGATGCTGAAGAATGTTTCGGAATCCAAAACGCCAGCGATCATTCATTACGATTATAAACTGAATAATTCCATGTTCAATGAGGATTTAACGAAGATGGTCGGTCTTTTCGACTGGGAGATGACGACGGTAGGTGACCCGCTGGCCGATCTGGGTGTGGCGATGAGCTACTGGATTCAACCGGACGATTCCGATTTGTTAAAAAGAGGGATGGGAAAACCGCCGGTCACAGTGATACCAGGGTTCATGACCCGTGATGACTTCATGGAGCGGTATGCGAAGAAAAGCGGCATGGACCTTGCGAACATGAATTTTTACCAAACATTTGCCTATTTCAAGCTTGCCGTCATTTGCCAGCAAATTTATTACAGGTGGAAAAAGGGCCAGACAAAGGATAGCAGGTTTGCGCATCTTGATGCATTTGTCAGCAGCCTGATCCAATATGCGTTATATACCGCAACAAAGAAAGGGTGA
- a CDS encoding alpha/beta hydrolase fold domain-containing protein, with product MMKIHLLLKKEDIDKQKMADNKIAVVFDVLLATSTITSALEFGAKEVIPVLDGKEAEKEAEDREKERFLLVGEYQGKTIDGFLSPNPLELREKIEGKSVILSTTNGTVALKNSSEAKAVYAVSLMNCKAVANHILKDYQGETIVVVCSGSSNEFNVEDFHGAGCFIDCLIKEYDKEFFLTDSAYAARCFYHAHNQNSDDILKDSRVGRMLSKHGFDQEIEFVSQQNVFATVPILIDRKRIIDAANDSVYKKGEESTSLKPEVKALLEAYAQNPVPPLEQLPLAEARKGFEQSAKLMSKAEKLANTKDFKIQGYKDEIKIRLYSPDGTDGTKLPAIVYYHGGGWVIGNIETHDALCHTLSNEAGCIVVSVDYSLAPESKFPVAVEDSYLAAKWVFENADEMNIDENFIAVAGDSAGGNLAAVVSYLAVQRQTPSIAYQMLFYPSTGFEYTPSYEKYGEGYYLTKSTMTWFREQYLNSPEDTQNPLAAPLLIPDEITPLLPPAYILTAELDPLCDGGEHFAAKLKNAGVETEYVCAPGMLHGFLGMTEYLPDGKEAIKAAAEAIKKRSALNPVE from the coding sequence ATGATGAAGATTCACCTTTTGCTAAAAAAAGAGGACATCGACAAGCAAAAAATGGCCGATAACAAAATCGCTGTCGTCTTTGATGTTCTTCTGGCAACTTCCACGATCACCTCTGCTCTGGAGTTCGGTGCCAAAGAAGTGATTCCGGTCCTTGATGGAAAGGAAGCGGAAAAAGAAGCTGAAGACAGGGAAAAAGAACGTTTCTTACTCGTCGGCGAGTATCAGGGGAAAACAATAGATGGGTTTCTGTCACCAAATCCTCTGGAATTGAGAGAAAAAATCGAGGGTAAGTCCGTCATCCTGTCGACCACCAATGGAACCGTCGCGCTTAAAAATTCATCAGAAGCAAAGGCTGTTTATGCAGTGTCGCTGATGAACTGCAAGGCAGTAGCCAATCATATTTTAAAAGATTACCAGGGAGAGACGATTGTCGTCGTCTGTTCTGGTTCTTCGAACGAGTTCAATGTAGAGGATTTCCATGGAGCCGGATGCTTCATTGACTGCCTTATAAAGGAATATGACAAGGAATTTTTCCTGACGGATTCTGCTTATGCCGCGCGCTGTTTCTACCATGCCCACAATCAAAACAGTGATGATATTCTAAAAGACTCCAGAGTCGGCCGGATGCTAAGTAAACATGGCTTTGACCAGGAAATTGAATTTGTTTCACAGCAAAATGTTTTTGCCACGGTTCCAATACTGATAGACAGAAAGAGGATTATTGACGCGGCAAATGATAGCGTTTACAAAAAAGGAGAGGAAAGTACGTCATTGAAGCCGGAAGTAAAAGCGTTGCTTGAAGCCTATGCTCAAAATCCAGTGCCGCCCTTGGAGCAGCTTCCGCTTGCAGAAGCAAGAAAGGGGTTTGAACAGTCTGCAAAACTTATGAGCAAGGCTGAGAAACTTGCAAACACAAAGGATTTCAAAATCCAGGGATACAAGGATGAGATTAAGATAAGACTTTATTCACCAGACGGAACAGATGGAACCAAGCTTCCCGCGATTGTCTACTACCATGGAGGCGGCTGGGTGATCGGCAATATCGAAACACATGATGCCCTTTGCCACACTTTATCCAATGAAGCTGGATGTATCGTAGTTTCCGTGGATTATAGTCTTGCACCTGAAAGCAAGTTCCCGGTTGCAGTCGAGGATTCATATCTAGCTGCCAAATGGGTGTTTGAAAACGCTGATGAAATGAACATCGATGAAAACTTTATCGCTGTCGCAGGAGATAGCGCGGGAGGAAACCTGGCAGCAGTGGTAAGTTACCTTGCTGTCCAGAGACAGACACCGTCGATTGCTTATCAAATGTTGTTTTACCCGTCTACAGGCTTTGAATATACTCCATCCTATGAAAAATACGGTGAAGGCTATTATTTGACCAAGTCTACAATGACCTGGTTCCGCGAACAATACTTAAACTCACCTGAAGATACGCAAAATCCACTGGCCGCGCCGTTGTTGATCCCAGATGAGATTACCCCGCTGCTGCCGCCGGCTTATATCCTGACTGCGGAGCTTGATCCACTATGTGATGGCGGAGAGCATTTTGCTGCGAAATTAAAGAATGCAGGCGTAGAAACCGAGTATGTCTGCGCTCCGGGGATGCTCCATGGTTTCCTTGGGATGACTGAATATTTGCCCGATGGAAAGGAAGCAATCAAGGCTGCTGCGGAAGCCATTAAAAAAAGAAGTGCTCTTAATCCGGTTGAATAA
- a CDS encoding long-chain fatty acid--CoA ligase — MPNLHFDHWPKISKSLTLPETSLYENLKVSAERYPDQSAIYYYGNAISYSELNEEVNSLAGFLQQKLGVAKGDRVLLFMQNSPQFVIGFYAISRADAVVVPINPMLTADELSFYIKDCEITSALVGQELYDKVEPLIGSTPLQNVVVAAYSDYKGGDFNGVVPPEVEAARVVYEQPVHFHWKEAIAAQYEPGTHTSKADDIVVLPYTSGTTGLPKGCMHTNRTVQANTIGAYHWSSSTTSAVHLMTLPLFHVTGMVHSMHMPIFSGSTMVLMTRWNREAAVELIKSQGCTHWVAIATMIVDFLANPKLDPKDIATLTSISGGGAALPEAVGEKLYKLTGLRFVEGYGLSETIAQTHFNPPDRPKMQCLGIPSFDVDARVIEPATGKELGPGEAGEIVVNGPQVMVGYYNREDENRNSFIEIDGKKFFRTGDIGRYDEEGYYFMVDRVKRMINASGYKVWPTEVESYLYKHPAIQQAVVVGIPDPRRGESVKAFVILNDGYEGKISEEEIIEWSKQHMAAYKYPREVEFRTQFPMTSSGKILWRKLQEEEREKAENQVR; from the coding sequence ATGCCTAATCTACACTTTGATCACTGGCCGAAAATCTCTAAATCACTGACATTGCCCGAAACATCACTCTATGAAAATCTTAAAGTCAGTGCGGAGAGATATCCGGACCAAAGCGCAATCTATTACTATGGAAACGCCATCTCATACAGTGAGCTTAACGAAGAAGTTAATTCGCTTGCTGGATTCCTCCAGCAGAAACTTGGGGTTGCAAAGGGAGACAGAGTTTTATTATTCATGCAAAATTCTCCCCAGTTCGTCATTGGATTCTATGCAATTTCACGAGCTGATGCAGTCGTCGTGCCCATCAATCCAATGCTGACTGCAGATGAATTGAGCTTTTACATTAAAGATTGTGAGATTACTTCGGCGTTGGTTGGGCAGGAGCTTTATGACAAAGTTGAGCCGCTGATTGGTTCTACCCCATTACAGAATGTCGTGGTTGCTGCCTATTCTGATTACAAAGGAGGGGATTTTAACGGTGTCGTGCCTCCAGAGGTCGAGGCAGCCAGGGTAGTTTACGAACAGCCAGTGCACTTCCATTGGAAAGAAGCCATTGCAGCACAATATGAGCCAGGGACCCATACGTCAAAAGCGGATGATATTGTAGTGCTTCCGTATACATCCGGGACAACCGGGCTTCCAAAAGGCTGCATGCATACCAATCGGACCGTTCAGGCGAATACCATCGGTGCCTATCACTGGTCCAGCTCCACAACAAGTGCCGTTCACCTTATGACACTGCCATTATTCCATGTGACCGGGATGGTACACAGCATGCATATGCCGATTTTTTCCGGAAGCACGATGGTCCTGATGACGAGATGGAACCGGGAGGCAGCCGTGGAACTGATTAAATCCCAGGGATGCACGCACTGGGTAGCGATCGCTACGATGATTGTCGATTTCCTGGCAAATCCAAAACTGGACCCAAAAGATATTGCCACGTTGACATCGATATCAGGCGGGGGTGCAGCTCTTCCAGAAGCAGTGGGGGAAAAGCTTTACAAACTTACTGGCCTGCGATTTGTAGAAGGATATGGACTTTCCGAAACAATCGCCCAAACACACTTCAATCCGCCAGATCGTCCTAAAATGCAGTGCCTTGGGATTCCATCCTTCGACGTAGACGCGAGGGTTATTGAACCGGCTACGGGAAAAGAACTTGGTCCTGGTGAAGCAGGAGAAATTGTCGTAAATGGCCCACAGGTGATGGTCGGCTACTACAACAGGGAGGACGAAAACAGGAATTCCTTCATTGAGATTGATGGCAAGAAGTTTTTCCGGACAGGCGATATTGGCCGGTATGATGAAGAAGGCTACTATTTCATGGTCGACCGTGTTAAAAGGATGATCAACGCATCTGGATATAAGGTTTGGCCTACAGAGGTTGAATCTTACCTTTACAAGCATCCGGCCATCCAGCAAGCAGTTGTAGTAGGAATACCTGACCCAAGAAGGGGCGAATCGGTAAAAGCATTTGTCATTTTAAATGATGGATATGAAGGCAAAATCAGCGAAGAAGAAATCATTGAATGGTCCAAACAGCATATGGCGGCTTATAAATACCCTCGCGAGGTAGAATTCAGGACGCAATTCCCAATGACCAGCAGCGGCAAGATCCTGTGGCGGAAGCTTCAGGAGGAAGAGAGGGAAAAAGCTGAAAATCAGGTGAGGTAA
- a CDS encoding branched-chain amino acid ABC transporter permease, which produces MEILVQQLFNGLTIGSVYALVALGLTLVYGILHIPNFAHGALYMMGGYITLMMMVQYGLHYWLAILVSVIAVGLIGVLMERLVFHPLRHAPPIHDKIAAIGILLFLEAFAQFIWGADYQMMPTPYGQVVQVFGLTFTMQRLLIIIAAIGVMVLLYLFLKKTFTGATIIAMSQERDGANLVGINTNRVAMLTFLISGGLAAIASSLAAPINLVFPGMGQLVILKAFVIIILGGMGSIPGAIIGGYILGFSESLGATYISNDYKDIIAFILLVIILTVKPTGLFAKGGH; this is translated from the coding sequence ATGGAGATTTTGGTTCAGCAGCTGTTCAATGGCCTTACCATTGGCAGTGTTTATGCTCTTGTCGCTCTTGGACTCACTCTTGTTTACGGTATCCTTCATATCCCGAACTTTGCCCATGGCGCTTTATACATGATGGGTGGATATATCACCTTGATGATGATGGTGCAATACGGCCTTCATTACTGGCTGGCCATTCTTGTTTCTGTCATCGCGGTAGGATTAATCGGCGTTCTGATGGAGCGACTGGTCTTCCATCCCTTAAGACATGCCCCGCCGATTCATGACAAAATCGCAGCAATTGGAATTCTGTTATTTTTGGAAGCCTTCGCGCAATTCATCTGGGGCGCGGATTACCAAATGATGCCGACACCTTACGGCCAGGTCGTCCAGGTGTTCGGCCTGACCTTCACGATGCAAAGACTGCTGATCATCATTGCAGCAATTGGTGTAATGGTACTGCTTTACCTGTTCCTGAAAAAGACGTTCACGGGTGCGACGATCATTGCGATGTCCCAGGAACGGGATGGAGCGAATCTTGTAGGAATCAATACTAACCGCGTGGCAATGCTAACATTCCTGATATCCGGAGGGCTTGCAGCAATAGCCAGCTCTCTTGCAGCGCCTATAAATCTCGTTTTTCCTGGAATGGGCCAGCTGGTAATCTTAAAGGCTTTTGTCATCATCATTCTGGGAGGGATGGGCAGCATTCCCGGAGCGATTATTGGAGGCTATATTTTAGGTTTCAGTGAAAGTCTCGGCGCCACGTACATTTCTAATGATTACAAAGACATCATAGCGTTCATCCTGCTGGTCATCATTTTAACAGTAAAACCAACCGGCCTGTTTGCCAAGGGGGGACATTGA
- a CDS encoding branched-chain amino acid ABC transporter permease has protein sequence MAKVINKRTIILALLLFAIAFPFVTQNDYFIHVMTLSFIWMIGVYGLNLLAGYTGYLSLAHAGFFAIGAYSLGLLTVKAQINFWLAFVLSLLITSIIGFLVGVIALRTKEHFFAIYTLCVGYIIYLVIDKWDSLTEGVRGLIGIPAPANIGPISFESSLSQYYLVLAILLLVILFVYRIVHSLTGRTYIAIRNSEDLAQTIGISTMKNKLEVFVLSTFFAGLSGALYASFIRFIGPDIGNIVITFDLLTYLLIGGIGTLSGPIVGTVLVVWISQQLQFLQDYRMLIFGPVLTLLVIFYPRGIAGAIGGWSLKRAEKKLHKAEIKEGYSQNTISTDKQVKEG, from the coding sequence ATGGCGAAGGTAATCAATAAACGTACTATTATACTTGCACTTTTGTTATTTGCGATTGCCTTTCCATTCGTTACCCAAAATGATTATTTCATCCATGTAATGACTCTGTCGTTCATCTGGATGATCGGTGTCTATGGGCTTAACCTATTGGCGGGCTATACAGGCTATCTCTCGCTGGCGCATGCTGGGTTCTTTGCGATCGGTGCGTATTCATTGGGCCTCCTGACGGTAAAGGCCCAGATAAATTTCTGGCTTGCTTTTGTTCTGTCGCTTCTTATCACCTCAATTATTGGATTTTTAGTCGGTGTCATTGCCCTAAGGACCAAGGAACATTTCTTCGCCATCTATACCCTATGTGTCGGGTATATCATCTACCTTGTCATTGATAAATGGGACAGTTTGACAGAAGGCGTCCGCGGTTTGATCGGTATCCCCGCGCCGGCAAATATTGGACCGATCTCATTCGAGTCATCCCTGTCACAATATTATCTTGTTTTGGCCATATTGCTTCTCGTGATCCTGTTTGTTTATCGAATCGTGCATTCCCTGACCGGAAGGACGTATATTGCGATTCGCAATAGTGAAGACCTTGCGCAGACTATCGGAATCTCAACAATGAAAAATAAATTGGAAGTTTTCGTGCTTTCCACTTTTTTCGCCGGACTGTCAGGAGCTCTATATGCGTCATTCATCCGTTTCATCGGGCCAGATATCGGAAATATCGTTATCACATTTGATTTGCTGACATACCTCCTGATTGGCGGGATTGGCACGTTATCCGGACCTATTGTCGGCACCGTTTTGGTTGTATGGATTTCCCAGCAGCTGCAGTTCCTTCAGGATTACCGGATGCTCATTTTCGGACCTGTGCTGACACTCCTGGTCATATTTTACCCTCGGGGAATCGCAGGGGCAATTGGCGGCTGGAGCTTAAAGCGCGCCGAAAAGAAGCTGCATAAAGCTGAGATAAAAGAGGGATATTCACAAAATACGATCAGTACAGACAAACAGGTGAAGGAGGGGTAA
- a CDS encoding ABC transporter ATP-binding protein has translation MFLETKNLTKKFGGLTAVNDVDFSIEKGKINAIIGPNGAGKSTFFNLISGFHPPTSGHIIFKGRDITNLPSNKIAELGIARTFQTTNLFEQSTVLDNVTVGHRLRTNSNLLDAVFRSKRLKREEEKCREKAFEVIEFAGLEKVADKLVGSLTQEEKKRTAFALALATDPEIVFLDEPAAGVNPDETEGLALLMKKMADKGITVCLIEHKMQMIMKLADKIMVLNYGEKIAEGNAEEIRNNPTVIKAYLGGSASA, from the coding sequence ATGTTCCTGGAAACGAAGAATTTAACGAAGAAATTTGGCGGTTTGACAGCTGTTAACGATGTTGATTTTTCGATTGAAAAAGGAAAAATCAATGCGATCATAGGTCCGAATGGAGCTGGCAAGTCCACTTTTTTCAATCTCATCAGCGGCTTTCACCCTCCTACATCAGGCCATATTATTTTTAAAGGCAGGGATATTACAAATCTGCCATCAAATAAAATTGCAGAACTGGGTATAGCACGTACCTTTCAAACTACCAATCTGTTTGAACAATCCACTGTCCTTGACAATGTGACCGTAGGACATCGATTGAGGACAAACTCCAATTTGCTCGATGCAGTGTTCAGATCGAAAAGATTAAAGCGGGAAGAAGAGAAATGCCGCGAAAAGGCGTTTGAAGTAATCGAATTTGCAGGATTGGAAAAAGTGGCTGACAAACTTGTTGGAAGCCTCACGCAGGAAGAAAAGAAACGGACGGCATTTGCGCTGGCATTAGCAACAGATCCTGAAATTGTGTTCCTTGATGAGCCTGCAGCTGGTGTGAATCCTGATGAGACAGAGGGATTGGCTCTTTTGATGAAAAAAATGGCCGATAAAGGGATTACTGTCTGTTTGATTGAGCACAAAATGCAAATGATCATGAAGCTTGCAGATAAAATAATGGTCCTCAATTACGGAGAAAAAATCGCCGAGGGAAATGCAGAAGAAATCAGGAATAATCCTACTGTAATCAAGGCCTACCTGGGAGGGAGCGCCAGTGCTTAA
- a CDS encoding ABC transporter ATP-binding protein: MLKLRDVKVNYGSYTAVDKVNLDVSKGEIVVLLGANGAGKSTIFKTISGLNKVSSGDILFEGKSLNKTTPDRIVQSGIAQCAEGRKLFPSMTIQENLRMGAYVHRKHKKGIKESMNHVFELFPILEEKQHDMAGSLSGGQQQMLAIGRALMAKPKLLLLDEPSIGLAPLIVEQMFDVIQTINREGTTILLAEQNANAALKIADKGYVFENGSVVLEGTSDELFANDEIKKAYIGA; this comes from the coding sequence GTGCTTAAACTGCGAGATGTTAAAGTGAATTATGGGAGCTACACAGCGGTAGACAAGGTGAACCTCGATGTCTCTAAAGGGGAAATCGTTGTCCTTCTGGGTGCCAATGGTGCCGGGAAAAGTACAATTTTCAAGACAATCAGCGGATTGAATAAAGTTTCTTCAGGAGACATTCTGTTTGAGGGAAAATCCCTGAACAAAACCACACCGGATAGAATCGTCCAATCAGGAATTGCCCAATGCGCGGAAGGCCGAAAGCTGTTTCCATCAATGACCATTCAGGAGAATTTGAGAATGGGCGCTTATGTCCATAGAAAGCATAAAAAAGGAATAAAGGAATCGATGAATCATGTGTTTGAACTGTTTCCGATCCTGGAAGAAAAACAGCATGATATGGCAGGTTCACTCAGCGGGGGGCAGCAGCAGATGCTTGCAATTGGGAGGGCGTTGATGGCAAAGCCAAAATTGCTGCTTCTTGATGAGCCGTCTATCGGACTTGCACCACTTATTGTTGAGCAAATGTTTGACGTGATCCAGACCATCAATCGGGAGGGAACGACAATCCTTCTGGCCGAACAAAATGCGAATGCTGCCTTGAAAATTGCAGATAAAGGCTATGTATTCGAAAACGGATCTGTAGTACTGGAAGGGACTTCTGATGAATTGTTTGCTAATGATGAAATAAAAAAGGCATATATCGGTGCCTAG
- a CDS encoding ABC transporter substrate-binding protein, translated as MKKSKLVLVLSVMFALIFSLAACNSSEKTDTGGKGSEAASGEGTINIGYTGPLSGPAAFYGERTLNGVQMATEEINNAGGIEVNGKKYKFNVVSLDDKYLPNEAGANAKRLMQENKTPIIFTPHSGGVAALQVFNQQDKFIIGAYTSEPKVTEVGNKLTVRIPPRYDGYLEPFTNYTMEKFGKKIAFLPTSSQYGKDWAEKLQPHWEKSGGEVVYNSSIDFAKDTDFFTIITNALKEKPDVLFIGGPSEPTAKVAKQARELGFKGGFIVMDQAKFDEMKKVTGTYEVLNGAIGVMPLVNSESPGIPDFVKNYNTKYKEDPGSEAGLNYIAMHVFAEAIKAAGSVDDPEKIMAHMQDGLDNLPDDKKVYVIPKIDPNGGFEGELIVAAIEDGKIVPIKAD; from the coding sequence ATGAAGAAGTCCAAATTGGTGTTGGTCTTAAGTGTGATGTTTGCCTTAATTTTCAGTCTAGCCGCTTGCAACAGCTCAGAAAAAACAGATACAGGAGGAAAGGGTTCTGAAGCAGCGTCTGGTGAAGGGACAATAAATATTGGATATACTGGACCGCTGAGCGGACCTGCCGCGTTTTATGGAGAAAGGACATTGAATGGTGTCCAGATGGCAACAGAGGAAATCAACAATGCCGGCGGAATTGAAGTGAATGGCAAGAAGTATAAATTCAATGTCGTCTCCCTGGACGACAAGTATTTGCCTAATGAAGCCGGTGCGAATGCGAAAAGACTCATGCAGGAAAATAAGACACCCATCATTTTCACACCGCACAGCGGCGGTGTGGCTGCTTTGCAGGTGTTCAACCAGCAGGATAAATTCATAATTGGCGCATACACAAGTGAACCAAAGGTAACGGAAGTCGGAAATAAATTAACGGTCAGGATCCCTCCTCGTTATGATGGCTATCTTGAGCCATTCACGAATTATACGATGGAGAAGTTCGGCAAAAAAATCGCATTCCTGCCAACTTCATCTCAGTATGGAAAGGATTGGGCTGAAAAGCTCCAGCCTCACTGGGAAAAATCCGGTGGTGAAGTCGTGTACAATTCATCAATCGACTTTGCCAAGGATACAGATTTCTTTACCATCATCACAAATGCACTAAAGGAAAAACCAGACGTACTTTTTATCGGCGGACCGTCTGAACCAACTGCAAAAGTTGCCAAGCAGGCCAGAGAACTTGGCTTCAAGGGTGGTTTTATCGTGATGGACCAGGCAAAGTTCGATGAAATGAAGAAGGTGACAGGTACGTATGAGGTCCTAAACGGCGCAATTGGTGTCATGCCGCTAGTCAATTCCGAAAGTCCCGGCATTCCCGACTTTGTAAAGAACTACAATACAAAATACAAAGAAGACCCAGGCTCTGAAGCTGGCTTGAATTACATTGCCATGCATGTTTTCGCCGAAGCCATAAAAGCGGCAGGGTCTGTGGATGACCCTGAAAAAATCATGGCCCATATGCAGGATGGGTTAGATAACCTGCCAGATGACAAAAAAGTTTATGTCATTCCAAAAATCGACCCGAATGGCGGATTTGAAGGTGAATTGATTGTTGCGGCAATTGAGGATGGAAAAATTGTTCCAATCAAAGCAGATTAA
- the coaW gene encoding type II pantothenate kinase has translation MNNRIGIDAGGSLIKIAYEENGRMHFRKQPNSELDEALQWLKITASNKPIYLTGGKAGTIQANYFPEAKVVDEFSAVCEGCKHLKMKQAITASEHYILVNIGTGTSWFTIKGEQYERVLGSGIGGGTFMGLGKIFAEADDFSELVSLSAEGDRGNVDLLVKDIYYPEKPPIHGELTAGNFAKSQEISSSSPADKMASLNNMIAETLILLTVQAASLHNIKQAVFIGSTLAGNQLLRENLKTYCKMSGIDPVFLENGEFSGAIGAMLT, from the coding sequence ATGAATAATAGGATTGGAATTGATGCAGGAGGATCACTAATCAAAATTGCATATGAAGAAAATGGGAGAATGCATTTTCGAAAACAGCCCAATTCAGAACTGGATGAGGCATTGCAGTGGCTGAAAATCACTGCATCAAATAAGCCAATCTATCTGACAGGCGGAAAGGCAGGAACCATTCAAGCCAATTATTTTCCGGAGGCAAAGGTGGTCGATGAATTTTCTGCTGTATGCGAAGGCTGCAAGCATTTGAAAATGAAGCAAGCGATTACTGCCAGCGAACATTACATACTGGTCAACATCGGTACAGGCACTTCCTGGTTTACAATTAAAGGGGAACAGTATGAACGGGTTCTCGGCAGCGGAATAGGCGGAGGTACTTTTATGGGACTGGGGAAAATTTTCGCTGAAGCTGATGACTTTTCCGAACTGGTAAGTTTGTCTGCTGAGGGGGACAGGGGGAATGTTGACCTGCTCGTGAAGGATATCTATTATCCGGAAAAACCCCCGATTCATGGTGAATTAACAGCGGGCAATTTCGCGAAGTCACAAGAGATATCTTCAAGCTCTCCAGCTGACAAAATGGCTTCCCTTAACAATATGATCGCTGAAACGTTAATTCTTCTCACTGTCCAGGCTGCTAGTCTTCACAACATAAAGCAGGCTGTCTTTATCGGGAGTACTCTTGCAGGAAATCAACTCCTCCGGGAAAATCTGAAGACGTATTGTAAAATGTCTGGAATAGATCCGGTGTTTCTGGAAAATGGTGAGTTTAGCGGGGCGATCGGGGCAATGCTCACATAA